One window of Pyrus communis chromosome 12, drPyrComm1.1, whole genome shotgun sequence genomic DNA carries:
- the LOC137709932 gene encoding large ribosomal subunit protein uL24z gives MKYNPRVTSSRRKNRKAHFTAPSSVRRVLMSAPLSTDLRSKYNVRSMPVRKDDEVQVVRGTYKGREGKVVQVYRRKWVIHIERITREKVNGSTVNVGINPSKVVITKLRLDKDRKSLLDRKAKGRAAADKDKGTKFTAEDIMQNVD, from the coding sequence ATGAAGTATAATCCCCGCGTCACCAGCTCCCGCCGGAAGAACCGCAAGGCTCACTTCACGGCGCCGTCCAGCGTGCGCCGCGTGCTGATGAGCGCGCCTCTCTCCACCGACCTCCGCTCCAAGTACAACGTCCGATCGATGCCGGTGCGCAAGGACGACGAGGTCCAGGTCGTGCGTGGGACCTATAAGGGCCGCGAGGGCAAGGTCGTGCAGGTGTACCGCCGCAAGTGGGTCATCCACATCGAGCGGATCACCCGGGAGAAGGTGAACGGGTCCACCGTCAATGTTGGCATCAACCCCTCCAAGGTCGTCATCACCAAGCTCCGCCTCGACAAGGACCGCAAGTCTCTGCTCGACCGCAAGGCCAAGGGCCGAGCGGCCGCTGACAAGGACAAGGGCACCAAGTTCACCGCAGAGGATATCATGCAGAACGTCGATTGA
- the LOC137711178 gene encoding phosphopantothenoylcysteine decarboxylase-like isoform X1 — protein MNDHLRQSGGHFWGMTSSEPASPEIEQQANPAPRRPRILLAASGSVAAIKFGNLCHSFLEWAEVKAVATRASLHFIDRASLPKDVILYTEEDEWSTWNKVGDSVLHIELRSWADILVIAPLSANTLGKIAGGLCDNLLTCIVRAWDYSKPFFVAPAMNTLMWKNPFTEQHIMSIDELGVSLIPPVTKRLACGDYGNGAMAEPSVIYSTVRLFFESRVQQSGNMVQQPV, from the exons ATGAATGATCACCTTCGTCAGTCCGGAGGACACTTTTGG GGTATGACGAGCTCTGAGCCTGCGAGTCCAGAAATTGAGCAACAAGCCAACCCTGCACCAAGGAGGCCTCGGATTCTACTTGCTGCTAGCGGAAGTGTAGCTGCCATAAAGTTTGGCAACCTATGCCATAGTTTTTTGGAATGGGCAGAAGTAAAAGCAGTTGCCACAAGAGCATCTTTGCATTTCATTGATAGAGCATCACTTCCCAAGGATGTAATCCTGTATACTGAAGAGGATGAATGGTCCACCTGGAACAAAGTTGGTGATAGTGTGCTTCACATTGAGCTCCGCAGTTGGGCTGATATATTGGTTATCGCCCCATTGTCAGCAAACACACTAGGCAAG ATTGCTGGGGGATTGTGTGACAATCTACTGACGTGCATTGTACGAGCATGGGACTACAGCAAGCCTTTCTTCGTTGCACCAGCCATGAACACTTTGATGTGGAAGAATCCCTTCACGGAGCAACATATCATGTCGATTGATGAACTTGGAGTTTCACTCATCCCACCTGTGACGAAGAGGCTGGCTTGTGGAGATTACGGGAATGGAGCAATGGCAGAACCTTCTGTGATTTATTCCACTGTAAGGCTCTTTTTCGAGTCACGAGTTCAACAGAGTGGTAATATGGTTCAGCAACCAGTATAA
- the LOC137709929 gene encoding callose synthase 10-like, with amino-acid sequence MARVYDNWKRLVRATLKREQLRSSGQGHERVPSGIAGAVPPSLGKTTNIDAILQAADAIQAEDPNVSRILCEQAYSMAQNLDPKSDGRGVLQFKTGLMSVIKQKLAKKDGGQIDRNRDIEHLWDFYQRYKRRHRVDDIQKQEQRWRESGTFSADFGDYLEMKKTIATLRALVEVMEALNKDADPNGVGRLITEELRKVKNTGATLSGELTAYNIVPLEAPSLTNAIGVFPEVRGAISALRYTEEFPRLPADFEISGQRAADMFDLLECVFGFQKDNVRNQRENVVLTIANAQSRLGIPGLADPKIDEKAINEVFLKVLDNYIKWCRYLRIRLAWNSLQAIDRDRKLFLVSLYFLIWGEAANVRFLPECICYIFHHMAKELDAILDHGEANPAASCRTESGSVSFLDQIILPIYETLAAEAARNNNGKAAHSAWRNYDDFNEYFWSPACFGLSWPMRRDSPFLLKPKKGKRTGKSTFVEHRTFFHLYRSFHRLWIFLALMFQALAIIAFNKGRINLDTIKTVLSIGPTFAIMNFIESFLDVVLMFGAYTTARGMAISRLVIRFFWFGLSSVAVTYIYLKVLQERNDRNSDSFYFRIYILVLGVYAALRLGLALLLKFPGCHKISEMSDQSFFQFFKWIYQERYFVGRGLYEKMSDYCRYVLFWLVIFICKFTFTYFLQIKPLVEPTKIIVNLPSLQYAWHDLMSKNNHNALTVACLWAPVVGIYLMDFYIWYTLLSAIIGGVIGARARLGEIRSIEMVHKRFESFPEAFDKNLVSQNKRLPFNTQSSQDSQDPNKMYAATFSPFWNEIIKSLREEDFISNREMDLLCIPSNTGSLKLVQWPLFLLSSKILLAIDLALDCKDTQADLWNRICRDEYMAYAVQEVYYSIEKILYSLVDGEGKLWVERIYREINNSIMEGSLVITLTLKKLPQVLQKLTALTGLLIRNETDVLAKGAAKSVCDLYEVVTHDLLSSDLREQLDTWSLLAKARNERRLFSRIKWPNDPETKELVKRLHLLVTVKDSAANIPKNLEARRRLEFFTNSLFMDMPSAKPVSEMVPFCVFTPYYSETVLYSSSELRVENEDGISILFYLQKIFPDEWDNFLERIGRGESTGDAELQENSSDSLELRFWVSYRGQTLARTVRGMMYYRRALMLQSFLERRSLGVDDYPQNDVFTSQGYELSRESRAQADLKFTYVVSCQIYGQQKQRKAPEAADISLLLQRNEALRVAYIHVEESGAIEGKTTKEFYSKLVKADIHGKDQEIYSIKLPGDPKLGEGKPENQNHAIIFTRGEAVQTIDMNQDNYLEEAMKMRNLLEEFHRNHGLRHPTILGVREHVFTGSVSSLAWFMSNQETSFVTLAQRILAYPLKVRMHYGHPDVFDRIFHTTRGGISKSSRVINISEDIFGGFNSTLRQGNITHHEYIQVGKGRDVGLNQIALFEGKVAGGNGEQVLSRDVYRIGQLFDFFRMFSFFYTTVGFYVCTMMTVLVVYIFLYGRAYLAFSGLDRAIARQAKLSGNVALDAVLNTQFLVQIGIFTAVPMIMGFILELGLLKAVFSFITMQLQLCSVFFTFSLGTKTHYFGRTILHGGAKYRATGRGFVVKHIKFAENYRLYSRSHFVKAFEVALLLIVYIAYGYVDGGAVSYILLTLSSWFLVISWLFAPYIFNPSGFEWQKTVEDFDDWTGWLLYRGGVGVKGEHSWESWWDEEQMHIQTLRGRILETILSLRFFMFQYGVVYKLHITAKDTSLAIYGFSWVVLVTIVLIFKVFSYSPKKSANFQLVMRFAQGVASLGLVAVIALLVIFTELSITDLFASLLAIIPTGWAILCLAVTWKRIVRSLGLWDSVREFARMYDAGMGMFIFAPIAFLSWFPFISTFQSRLLFNQAFSRGLEISLILAGNKANVDV; translated from the exons ATGGCTAGGGTTTACGACAATTGGAAGCGGCTGGTGCGGGCCACGCTAAAGCGGGAGCAGCTCAGGAGCTCCGGCCAGGGCCATGAGAGGGTTCCTAGTGGAATCGCCGGCGCCGTCCCGCCGTCGCTCGGGAAGACCACCAATATCGATGCGATCTTACAAGCTGCCGACGCTATTCAAGCTGAGGACCCCAACGTCTCCAGAATTT TGTGTGAGCAGGCATATAGTATGGCGCAAAATCTGGATCCGAAAAGTGATGGCAGAGGCGTTCTTCAGTTTAAGACTGGATTGATGTCTGTAATCAAG CAAAAACTTGCAAAAAAAGATGGGGGTCAAATAGATCGGAATCGTGATATTGAGCACCTCTGGGATTTTTACCAGCGATACAAGCGACGACATAGAGTCGATGATATCCAGAAACAGGAACAAAGATGGCGTGAATCTGGAACTTTTAGTGCTGACTTTGGCGA TTATTTAGAAATGAAAAAGACAATTGCTACCTTGAGAGCTTTAGTTGAGGTGATGGAGGCACTTAACAAAGATGCCGATCCTAATGGAGTTGGAAGACTTATTACAGAGGAG TTgcgaaaagttaaaaacaccGGTGCAACATTATCTGGGGAGCTTACAGCCTACAACATTGTCCCTCTAGAAGCACCATCATTGACCAATGCAATTGGAGTTTTCCCAGAA GTTAGAGGTGCAATATCTGCACTTAGGTATACCGAGGAATTCCCCAGACTTCCTGCTGATTTTGAGATATCTGGACAACGAGCTGCGGACATGTTTGATCTTCTGGAATGTGTGTTTGGTTTTCAG AAAGACAATGTAAGGAACCAGAGAGAGAATGTTGTTCTAACAATTGCAAATGCACAATCTCGGCTTGGTATACCCGGTTTGGCTGATCCA AAAATAGACGAGAAAGCAATAAATGAGGTATTTCTGAAAGTTCTGGATAATTATATAAAATGGTGCAGATACCTGCGGATACGCCTTGCATGGAATAG TTTACAAGCAATTGATCGGGACAGGAAACTTTTTCTGGTTTCCTTGTACTTTCTGATATGGGGTGAAGCTGCAAATGTCCGCTTTCTTCCTGAATGTATTTGCTACATATTTCACCAT ATGGCTAAAGAGTTAGATGCAATATTAGATCATGGAGAAGCTAATCCCGCTGCCAGCTGCAGAACAGAGTCTGGATCTGTGTCCTTCCTTGATCAAATCATTTTGCCAATATATGAAACATTGGCTGCG GAAGCTGCCAGAAACAATAATGGGAAAGCTGCACATTCAGCATGGAGGAATTATGATGACTTTAATGAAtacttttg GTCACCTGCTTGTTTTGGATTGAGCTGGCCTATGAGGAGGGATTCACCATTTTTGTTGAAACctaaaaagggaaaaagg ACCGGAAAAAGCACTTTCGTTGAGCATCGGACCTTTTTTCACCTGTATCGAAGTTTCCATCGCCTGTGGATCTTTTTAGCTTTGATGTTCCAG GCTTTGGCAATTATAGCCTTTAATAAAGGACGCATCAATTTGGATACTATTAAGACAGTCCTTAGCATTGGGCCAACTTTTGCCATCATGAACTTCATAGAGa GTTTTTTGGATGTGGTGCTCATGTTTGGAGCTTACACCACAGCCAGAGGCATGGCTATCTCTAGACTTGTGATTAGATTTTTCTGGTTTGGCTTGAGCTCTGTTGCTGTGACATATATCTACCT GAAAGTTCTGCAGGAAAGAAATGACAGAAACTCCGATTCATTTTACTTTCGGATATATATTCTTGTATTGGGTGTTTATGCAGCTTTGCGCTTGGGCCTTGCGCTATTGCTTAAGTTTCCAGGATGTCATAAAATTTCTGAGATGTCTGATCAATCCTTCTTCCAATTTTTTAAGTGGATTTATCAG GAGCGTTACTTTGTTGGACGTGGTCTTTATGAGAAGATGAGCGATTATTGCAG ATATGTGCTCTTTTGGTTGGTGATTTTCATCTGCAAGTTCACCTTTACCTACTTTCTACAG ATTAAACCTCTTGTTGAACCCACAAAAATTATTGTGAACCTTCCATCTCTGCAATACGCATGGCATGATTTGATGTCAAAGA ACAACCATAACGCATTGACTGTAGCTTGCCTATGGGCTCCTGTTGTGGGT ATCTATCTAATGGATTTTTACATATGGTACACCCTCCTGTCAGCCATAATTGGTGGTGTGATCGGTGCAAGAGCTCGGTTGGGCGAG ATACGTTCGATTGAAATGGTGCATAAACGCTTTGAGAGTTTTCCAGAAGCTTTTGACAAGAATCTTGTCTCACAAAATAAAAG GTTGCCGTTTAACACTCAGTCATCCCAG GATTCTCAAGATCCAAACAAGATGTATGCAGCCACCTTTTCCCCATTTTGGAATGAGATAATCAAAAGCTTGCGAGAGGAGGATTTTATTAGTAATAG GGAGATGGATTTGCTATGTATACCTAGCAACACAGGAAGTCTAAAATTAGTTCAATGGCCCTTGTTTCTTCTGAGTAGTAAG ATTTTACTGGCAATTGATTTGGCTTTGGACTGCAAAGATACACAGGCAGATCTTTGGAATAGAATCTGTAGGGATGAGTACATGGCATATGCAGTTCAGGAAGTCTACTACAGTATTGAAAAGATATTATATTCTCTGGTTGATGGTGAAGGGAAACTTTG GGTTGAAAGGATCTACCGCGAGATCAACAACAGTATTATGGAGGGTTCTCTCGTCATAACTTTAACCCTTAAGAAGCTTCCGCAAGTGTTACAGAAACTTACAGCTTTAACTGGGCTGCTG ATACGCAATGAAACTGATGTACTTGCAAAAGGTGCTGCTAAATCTGTATGTGATCTGTATGAGGTTGTTACTCATGATCTTTTGTCATCTGATTTGAG GGAGCAGCTTGACACTTGGAGCCTTTTAGCAAAAGCAAGAAATGAAAGGCGCCTGTTTTCCAGGATAAAGTGGCCCAATGATCCAGAAACT AAAGAGCTGGTTAAGCGGTTACACCTTCTTGTCACTGTAAAGGATTCTGCAGCAAATATTCCAAAAAATCTTGAAGCAAGGAGAAGATTAGAGTTTTTTACAAATTCATTGTTTATGGACATGCCTTCAGCAAAGCCAGTTAGTGAAATGGTTCCTTTCTG TGTCTTCACCCCGTACTACAGTGAGACGGTACTTTATAGTTCCTCCGAACTGCGAGTTGAAAATGAGGATGGAATATcaattcttttttatcttcagAAAATTTTTCCAG ATGAGTGGGACAACTTTTTGGAACGGATTGGTCGGGGTGAGTCTACTGGGGATGCTGAGCTGCAAGAAAATTCAAGTGATTCTTTGGAGCTTCGGTTTTGGGTATCTTATCGCGGGCAGACGTTAGCCAGGACAG TGCGTGGTATGATGTATTATAGAAGGGCTTTAATGCTACAGAGTTTTCTGGAAAGAAGATCACTTGGAG TTGACGATTATCCTCAAAATGATGTCTTCACAAGTCAAGGCTACGAGTTGTCACGTGAATCACGAGCACAAGCAGATTTGAAATTTACTTACGTGGTGTCATGCCAAATTTATGGGCAACAAAAGCAGAGGAAGGCACCAGAGGCTGCTGATATATCCCTTTTGTTGCAGAG GAATGAGGCCCTTCGGGTTGCATATATACATGTGGAGGAGAGTGGTGCAATTGAAGGAAAGACCACAAAGGAATTTTATTCAAAGCTTGTAAAAGCCGATATACATGGAAAGGATCAG GAAATATACTCCATTAAACTACCTGGTGATCCAAAGCTGGGTGAAGGGAAGCCTGAAAATCAAAACCATGCCATAATCTTCACTCGCGGGGAAGCTGTTCAGACTATTGACATGAACCAG GACAACTACCTTGAAGAGGCAATGAAAATGAGAAATCTTCTTGAGGAATTTCACAGAAATCATGGTCTTCGACATCCAACTATTCTTGGTGTGAGAGAGCATGTATTTACTGGAAG TGTTTCATCTTTAGCATGGTTCATGTCCAATCAAGAGACTAGCTTTGTGACTTTAGCCCAACGAATTTTAGCATATCCTCTCAA AGTTCGCATGCACTATGGACACCCAGATGTGTTTGACCGAATTTTCCACACTACCCGAGGTGGGATTAGTAAATCGTCACGTGTTATCAATATAAGTGAAGATATTTTTGGAG GGTTCAACTCCACACTGAGGCAGGGTAACATTACACACCACGAATACATTCAG GTTGGAAAAGGAAGGGACGTTGGGTTAAACCAGATTGCATTGTTTGAAGGGAAAGTAGCAGGTGGAAATGGGGAGCAAGTACTCAGTAGAGATGTGTACAGGATTGGGCAACTTTTTGATTTTTTCAGAATGTTCTCTTTCTTTTACACCACCGTTGGTTTCTACGTGTGTACAATG ATGACTGTCCTTGTAGTATACATATTCTTATACGGAAGGGCCTATCTG GCGTTCTCCGGACTTGATCGTGCCATTGCGAGGCAAGCAAAATTGTCGGGTAACGTAGCATTGGATGCTGTTCTCAATACACAATTTTTGGTCCAGATTGGAATTTTTACCGCAGTTCCAATGATTATGGGTTTTATACTTGAGTTGGGATTGCTGAAG GCGGTTTTCAGTTTTATCACAATGCAGCTTCAGTTATGTTCTGTGTTCTTCACGTTCTCATTGGGCACTAAAACTCACTATTTTGGGCGCACCATTCTCCATGGAGGCGCAAAA TACCGAGCAACTGGTAGAGGCTTTGTTGTCAAGCACATAAAGTTTGCTGAGAATTACAGGCTCTACTCAAGGAGTCATTTTGTCAAAGC GTTTGAAGTGGCTCTACTTCTCATAGTTTACATTGCATATGGTTACGTAGATGGTGGTGCTGTTTCTTACATTTTGCTAACTCTCAGCAGTTGGTTCCTTGTCATCTCCTGGTTGTTTGCTCCCTATATCTTTAATCCGTCTGGTTTTGAGTGGCAAAA GACAGTGGAGGATTTTGATGATTGGACCGGTTGGCTTCTTTACAGAGGTGGGGTAGGAGTTAAGGGAGAGCATAGTTGGGAATCCTGGTGGGATGAGGAACAG ATGCATATTCAAACGCTGAGAGGTCGTATATTGGAAACAATTTTGAGCTTGAGATTCTTCATGTTTCAATATGGCGTTGTCTACAAACTCCATATCACTGCAAAGGACACATCACTTGCG ATTTACGGATTCTCTTGGGTTGTATTGGTGACCATTGTCCTGATTTTCAAG GTTTTCAGTTACAGTCCCAAAAAGTCGGCCAACTTCCAGCTAGTGATGAGATTTGCACAGGGTGTGGCGTCCTTAGGACTTGTTGCGGTTATTGCTCTTCTTGTAATATTTACTGAACTCTCAATAACTGACCTGTTCGCAAGCCTGCTCGCAATCATTCCTACCGGATGGGCAATATTATGC CTAGCGGTCACTTGGAAGAGGATCGTGAGGAGTCTAGGTTTATGGGACTCGGTGAGGGAGTTTGCCAGGATGTATGATGCCGGTATGGGGATGTTCATTTTCGCTCCTATAGCATTCTTGTCCTGGTTCCCCTTCATCTCCACCTTCCAGTCTCGACTTCTCTTTAACCAAGCATTTAGCCGTGGGTTGGAAATATCACTCATCCTCGCCGGAAACAAAGCCAACGTTGACGTCTAA
- the LOC137711178 gene encoding phosphopantothenoylcysteine decarboxylase-like isoform X2: MTSSEPASPEIEQQANPAPRRPRILLAASGSVAAIKFGNLCHSFLEWAEVKAVATRASLHFIDRASLPKDVILYTEEDEWSTWNKVGDSVLHIELRSWADILVIAPLSANTLGKIAGGLCDNLLTCIVRAWDYSKPFFVAPAMNTLMWKNPFTEQHIMSIDELGVSLIPPVTKRLACGDYGNGAMAEPSVIYSTVRLFFESRVQQSGNMVQQPV, from the exons ATGACGAGCTCTGAGCCTGCGAGTCCAGAAATTGAGCAACAAGCCAACCCTGCACCAAGGAGGCCTCGGATTCTACTTGCTGCTAGCGGAAGTGTAGCTGCCATAAAGTTTGGCAACCTATGCCATAGTTTTTTGGAATGGGCAGAAGTAAAAGCAGTTGCCACAAGAGCATCTTTGCATTTCATTGATAGAGCATCACTTCCCAAGGATGTAATCCTGTATACTGAAGAGGATGAATGGTCCACCTGGAACAAAGTTGGTGATAGTGTGCTTCACATTGAGCTCCGCAGTTGGGCTGATATATTGGTTATCGCCCCATTGTCAGCAAACACACTAGGCAAG ATTGCTGGGGGATTGTGTGACAATCTACTGACGTGCATTGTACGAGCATGGGACTACAGCAAGCCTTTCTTCGTTGCACCAGCCATGAACACTTTGATGTGGAAGAATCCCTTCACGGAGCAACATATCATGTCGATTGATGAACTTGGAGTTTCACTCATCCCACCTGTGACGAAGAGGCTGGCTTGTGGAGATTACGGGAATGGAGCAATGGCAGAACCTTCTGTGATTTATTCCACTGTAAGGCTCTTTTTCGAGTCACGAGTTCAACAGAGTGGTAATATGGTTCAGCAACCAGTATAA